From the Theobroma cacao cultivar B97-61/B2 chromosome 2, Criollo_cocoa_genome_V2, whole genome shotgun sequence genome, one window contains:
- the LOC18610342 gene encoding transmembrane emp24 domain-containing protein p24delta9 — MILRSLPIVVLVLGILSPATQSLRFELQSGQTKCISEDIKSNSMTVGKYHVVNPNEGHPLPDSHKLTVRVTSTYGNSFHSAEKVETGQFAFTAAEAGDYMACFWAPVHSPQITITVDFDWRTGVHAKDWSNVAKKGQVDVMELELKKLYDTVTSIHEEMFYLREREEEMQELNQATTSKMFWLSFLSLFLCLSVAGMQFWHLKTFFQKKKLI; from the exons ATGATTCTTCGGTCGCTTCCAATCGTGGTTCTGGTGCTGGGGATTTTATCCCCTGCGACGCAATCGTTACGGTTCGAGCTGCAATCAGGACAGACTAAGTGCATCTCCGAAGACATCAAGAGCAATTCAATGACGGTCGGGAAGTACCACGTTGTCAATCCCAACGAGGGTCACCCTTTGCCTGATTCTCACAAGCTCACCGTCAGG GTAACGTCGACGTATGGGAATAGTTTCCACTCGGCGGAGAAAGTGGAGACAGGGCAGTTTGCGTTTACGGCGGCGGAGGCGGGTGATTACATGGCTTGCTTTTGGGCGCCGGTTCATTCGCCGCAGATTACGATAACCGTTGATTTTGATTGGAGGACTGGAGTCCACGCTAAGGACTGGTCCAACGTTGCCAAGAAAGGCCAAGTCGAT GTCATGGAACTGGAGCTGAAGAAGTTGTATGATACTGTTACTTCCATTCATGAGGAAATGTTTTATTTGCGGGAAAG agaagaagaaatgcAGGAGCTGAACCAAGCTACTACCTCCAAAATGTTCTGGTTGTCCTTCCTCTCACTGTTTCTTTGTTTGTCAGTAGCAGGAATGCAATTTTGGCACTTGAAAACCTTCTTTCAGAAAAAGAAGCTCATATAA
- the LOC18610344 gene encoding uncharacterized protein At1g04910, translating into MEVRSENNVQVRCDKIPSQVIPRTRLQVWFFRVCSTILLWTCLVQLVAVGELWHPRLLTGLTNRISWITRPPLRVQQSLHSPPPLVPLRNYKSNGFLKVSCNGGLNQMRAAICDMVTVARLLNLTLVVPELDKTSFWADPSDFEDIFDVRHFIDSLRDEVRIVKRLPKRFSRKHGFEAFKMPPVSWSNEKYYFEQILPLFSKYKVVHFNRTDTRLANNGISLNLQKLRCRVNFQGLKFTPQIETLGYKLVRILQERGPFVALHLRYEMDMLAFLGCTHGCTVEEAEELKRLRYAYPWWREKEIVSEERRQQGLCPLTPEEAALILQALGFDNETQIYIASGEIYGSERRLAPLRAAYPRIVKKETLLDPVELKQFQNHSSQMAALDFMVSIASNTFIPTYDGNMAKVVEGHRRYLGFKRSILPDRKKLVELLDLHENGTLQWNEFALAVRQAHENRMGQPFRRRTIPEKPKEEDYFYANPQECLCEGTNCDDLLGPNNSSTLQ; encoded by the exons ATGGAGGTTAGATCTGAGAATAATGTACAAGTGAGGTGCGACAAGATTCCTAGTCAAGTGATTCCTAGGACTCGCCTTCAGGTTTGGTTCTTTAGAGTTTGTTCCACCATTTTGCTTTGGACTTGTTTGGTCCAGCTCGTCGCCGTTGGTGAGCTATGGCACCCGCGTTTGCTCACCGGTTTAACCAACCGGATTTCCTGGATCACGCGTCCTCCTCTCCGTGTTCAACAGTCGCTACATTCCCCGCCCCCTCTTGTTCCTCTCA gaaattataaaagtaatGGTTTTCTCAAAGTTTCCTGCAATGGGGGCTTGAATCAAATGCGTGCTGCG ATCTGTGACATGGTGACCGTTGCCCGACTTTTAAATCTCACTTTGGTTGTTCCGGAGCTTGATAAGACATCATTCTGGGCTGACCCTAG TGATTTTGAGGACATTTTTGATGTGAGACATTTCATTGATTCTCTAAGGGATGAAGTTCGCATTGTCAAAAGGCTGCCAAAGAGGTTTAGTAGGAAACATGGCTTTGAAGCTTTTAAGATGCCTCCCGTTAGTTGGTCAAATGAAAAATACTATTTTGAACAG ATTCTACCACTGTTCAGTAAGTATAAGGTAGTACACTTCAATAGAACAGATACACGACTGGCAAATAATGGGATCTCACTCAATCTTCAGAAACTTAGGTGCCGAGTCAATTTCCAAGGACTGAAATTTACTCCTCAGATTGAGACATTGGGGTACAAATTGGTTCGCATTCTTCAAGAAAGGGGACCTTTTGTGGCATTGCATCTAAGATATGAGATGGACATGTTGGCTTTTTTAGGTTGTACACATGGCTGCACTGTGGAAGAAGCTGAGGAGCTAAAACGATTGAG GTATGCATACCCCTGGTGGCGAGAGAAAGAGATAGTGTCTGAAGAGAGGAGACAACAAGGGTTATGTCCTCTGACACCGGAGGAAGCAGCATTAATTTTGCAAGCATTGGGTTTTGATAACGAGACTCAGATTTACATTGCTTCTGGTGAGATTTATGGCAGTGAACGGAGACTGGCACCACTAAGAGCTGCATATCCACGTATT GTGAAAAAGGAAACACTATTAGATCCAGTGGAACTGAAACAATTTCAGAACCATTCGTCTCAGATGGCGGCTTTGGACTTTATGGTATCGATTGCCAGCAACACTTTCATTCCCACGTATGATGGGAACATGGCAAAAGTTGTGGAAGGTCACCGCAG GTATCTTGGGTTTAAAAGAAGTATCCTGCCAGATCGAAAGAAACTTGTGGAGTTGCTGGATTTGCATGAGAATGGGACACTTCAATGGAATGAGTTTGCACTAGCTGTAAGGCAAGCGCATGAGAATCGGATGGGACAGCCCTTCCGTCGTCGGACTATTCCAGAGAAACCGAAGGAGGAAGACTATTTCTATGCAAACCCTCAAGAGTGCCTATGTGAGGGAACAAATTGTGATGACTTACTAGGCCCTAATAACTCAAGTACTCTACAATGA
- the LOC18610345 gene encoding fructose-bisphosphate aldolase-lysine N-methyltransferase, chloroplastic: protein MAATLFTLPSAPSPSTFPSSSTTVKHLTAFTTKPTVPIHVTKRNICLSAAFVHSPTTDPPPEVQTFWQWLQDQGVVSAKSPVRPGMVPEGLGLIAKKDISRNEVVLEIPNRFWINQDAVAASEIGSVCSGLKPWISVALFLIREKLKEDSQWRVYLDILPEFTDSTVFWSEEELAELQGTQLLSTTLGVKEYVQNEFLKVEEEIILPNKQLFPAPITVDDFFWAFGILRSRAFSRLRGQNLVLIPLADLINHSPSITTEDYAWEIKGAGLFSRDLLFSLRSPLSVKAGEQVLIQYDLNKSNAELALDYGFVESKSERNAYTLTLEISESDPFFGDKLDIAETNGLGETAYFDIVLGRPLPPALIPYLRLVALGGSDAFLLESIFRNTIWGHLDLPVSRANEELICRVVCDACKAALSGYHTTIEEDEKLMEGGNLDPRLEIAVGIRAGEKKVLQQIDEIFKERESELDELEYYQERRLRDLGLVGEQGEIIFWETK, encoded by the exons ATGGCAGCAACACTGTTCACTCTCCCATCAGCACCTTCACCTAGCACTTTCCCGTCTTCTTCAACAACTGTCAAACACTTGACTGCTTTCACTACTAAACCAACAGTTCCCATCCACGTTACTAAGAGAAACATCTGTCTGTCAGCAGCTTTTGTCCACTCACCAACAACTGACCCTCCGCCAGAGGTCCAAACCTTCTGGCAATGGCTCCAGGATCAGGGTGTAGTCTCTGCCAAGTCCCCTGTAAGGCCTGGAATGGTTCCCGAAGGACTTGGGCTGATTGCAAAAAAGGACATTTCCAGGAATGAGGTTGTCTTGGAGATTCCTAACAGGTTTTGGATAAACCAGGATGCAGTTGCAGCTTCTGAGATAGGAAGTGTTTGTAGTGGATTGAAGCCTTGGATTTCTGTAGCTTTGTTCTTGATCAGGGAGAAGTTGAAGGAAGATTCTCAATGGCGGGTTTATCTTGATATACTTCCAGAGTTTACAGATTCCACTGTGTTTTG GTCAGAAGAGGAGCTAGCTGAGCTACAAG GAACTCAGCTGTTGAGCACAACATTGGGAGTGAAAGAATATGTGCAGAATGAATTCTTGAAAGTAGAAGAAGAAATCATACTCCCCAACAAACAGCTATTTCCTGCCCCTATAACAGTAGATGATTTCTTCTGGGCATTTGGGATTCTCAGATCAAGGGCATTTTCCCGCCTTCGTGGCCAAAATCTTGTTTTGATACCTCTTGCGGACTTG ATCAATCATAGCCCTAGCATCACTACAGAAGATTATGCATGGGAGATTAAAGGAGCTGGACTTTTCTCTAGGGATCTCCTGTTTTCTTTGCGGTCTCCTCTTTCTGTCAAGGCTGGTGAGCAG GTTTTGATTCAATATGATTTAAACAAGAGCAATGCTGAGTTGGCACTTGATTATGGATTCGTAGAATCAAAGTCAGAGCGCAATGCATATACACTAACGTTGGAGATATCAGAGTCAGACCCATTCTTTGGAGACAAGCTTGACATTGCTGAGACAAATGGTTTGGGTGAGACTGCCTATTTTGACATTGTTTTGGGTCGTCCTCTTCCTCCAGCACTGATTCCTTATCTACGGCTAGTGGCACTTGGGGGATCAGATGCTTTCCTCTTGGAATCTATTTTTAGAAACACAATTTGGGGCCACCTTGATTTACCTGTAAGTCGTGCCAATGAAGAGCTTATATGTCGGGTGGTCTGCGATGCCTGCAAAGCTGCTCTCTCTGGTTATCATACCACGATTGAAGAG GATGAAAAGCTGATGGAAGGGGGAAATCTTGATCCGAGGCTGGAAATCGCAGTGGGAATAAGAGCAGGGGAAAAAAAGGTGCTGCAGCAAATTGATGAGATCTTTAAGGAAAGGGAATCAGAGTTGGATGAGTTGGAATATTACCAAGAAAGGAGGCTCAGAGATCTTGGTCTAGTTGGAGAGCAAGGTGAAATAATCTTTTGGGAGACCAAGTAG
- the LOC18610347 gene encoding phosphate transporter PHO1 homolog 3 → MKFGKEFASQMVPEWQEAYMDYDFLKSLLKEVLRFKQRTKPPATPGGLKRKLTLYRAFSGLTQRHHNPTSPTSPDIESQPILVNSVSQNGSQSYQTTFLMSADEGGEYELVYFRRLDDEFNKVDKFYRAKVQEVMKEADILNKQMDALIAFRIKVENPPGISFDRSVEMTRLASDIAASTAALSAATPSGARASKTAPHLEAIVESTHGQADDDDDDKNDEKERNTPIQEAKAPKPKNIMGIRPAPLDVLDRVKMNNTLETPRSTIKGVLRVPNHTDLSFSRENLRKVEEQLKRAFVEFYQKLRLLKSFSFLNTLAFSKIMKKYDKITSRSASRSYMKMVDNSYLGSSDEVTRLMERVETTFIKHFSNANRAKGMNILRPKAKRERHRITFSTGFFAGCAASLVLALILIIRIRKIMDSRGRTKYMETMFPLYSLFGFIVLHMVMYAINIFYWRKYRVNYSFIFGFKQGTELGYREVFLLSFGLGTLALACVLSNLDMEMDPKTRDYKAFTELLPLNLVLALLIILFLPFNILYRSSRFFLLTCLFHCICAPLYKVTLPDFFLADQLTSQVQAFRSFEFYICYYVWGDFKHRKNTCKDSDVFNTFYFIVAVLPYLSRLLQCLRRLFEEKDPLQGYNGLKYFLTIVAVCLRTAYSINKGIGWRIIAWVVSAIAAIFCTYWDLVYDWGLLNRHSKNRWLRDKLLVPHKKVYFGAMGLNVLLRFAWLQTVLNFKFALHAETLTTIVASLEIIRRGVWNFFRLENEHLNNVGKYRAFKSVPLPFNYDEDDDKDD, encoded by the exons ATGAAGTTTGGGAAGGAGTTTGCGTCGCAGATGGTGCCGGAATGGCAAGAAGCGTACATGgattatgatttcttgaagtCCCTTTTGAAAGAAGTCCTGCGTTTCAAGCAAAGGACCAAGCCACCGGCTACCCCTGGTGGCCTGAAACGGAAGCTGACGCTGTATAGAGCTTTCAGTGGCCTAACGCAGAGGCACCACAACCCGACGAGCCCGACCTCGCCTGACATAGAAAGCCAACCCATTTTGGTGAATTCTGTGAGTCAGAATGGGTCTCAGAGTTATCAAACTACGTTCCTGATGTCAGCGGACGAGGGCGGAGAGTATGAGCTGGTGTACTTTAGGAGGCTTGATGATGAGTTCAATAAGGTGGACAAGTTTTACAGGGCTAAGGTGCAAGAGGTGATGAAAGAAGCAGATATTTTGAACAAACAAATGGATGCTTTGATTGCTTTCAGGATCAAAGTCGAGAATCCTCCAGGGATTAGTTTTGACAGGTCCGTGGAGATGACTCGCCTTGCTTCAGACATTGCAGCGTCCACAGCTGCATTATCGGCTGCTACTCCATCTGGTGCCAGAGCTAGCA AAACAGCTCCTCACCTTGAAGCCATTGTAGAAAGCACCCATGGTcaagctgatgatgatgatgatgataaaaatgatgaaaaagagagaaataccCCGATTCAAGAAGCCAAAGCACCGAAACCGAAGAATATCATGGGCATCAGACCTGCACCACTTGACGTACTTGACCGGGTGAAAATGAACAACACTCTTGAGACTCCTCGTTCCACCATTAAAGGTGTCCTCAGGGTTCCTAACCATACGGACCTGAGTTTCAGCAGGGAAAATCTAAGGAAAGTTGAAGAACAACTTAAGCGGGCTTTTGTTGAGTTCTACCAAAAGCTTCGTCTGCTTAAAAGTTTTAG CTTCCTGAACACGTTGGCGTTTTCCAAAATCATGAAGAAGTACGATAAGATCACTTCCAGAAGTGCATCCAGATCTTACATGAAAATGGTGGATAACTCCTACCTTGGTAGTTCTGATGAG GTTACAAGGCTCATGGAGAGAGTTGAAACTACATTCATCAAGCACTTTTCAAATGCAAACCGTGCTAAGGGGATGAACATCTTAAGACCCAaagcaaaaagagaaaggCATAGGATAACATTTTCAACAG gGTTTTTCGCTGGCTGTGCGGCATCTCTTGTACTGGCCCTTATTCTGATCATTCGTATCCGTAAAATTATGGATAGTCGAGGGAGGACCAAATACATGGAAACAATGTTTCCTCTTTACAG TTTGTTCGGATTCATTGTTCTGCACATGGTAATGTATGCTATCAATATATTTTACTGGAGGAAGTACCGGGTTAATTACTCTTTCATATTTGGTTTCAAGCAAGGAACCGAATTGGGGTACAGAGAAGTTTTTCTACTGAGTTTTGGTCTTGGAACATTAGCTTTAGCCTGTGTGCTCTCGAACCTTGACATGGAGATGGATCCCAAAACAAGAGACTACAAAGCATTCACTGAACTTCTTCCCCTGAACTTGGTTCTG GCTCTACTTATCATCCTATTCCTGCCATTCAACATCTTGTATCGGTCGAGTCGATTCTTCCTCCTCACATGTTTGTTTCACTGTATCTGTGCTCCTCTGTACAAG GTTACACTCCCAGATTTCTTCTTGGCTGATCAATTAACTAGCCAG GTGCAAGCCTTTAGGAGCTTCGAGTTCTACATTTGCTACTATGTTTGGGGAGACTTCAAACACAGAAAAAACACTTGCAAAGACAGTGATGTGTTCAACACTTTCTACTTCATCGTGGCTGTGCTTCCCTACTTGTCACGCCTCCTCCAGTGCCTCCGTCGCCTCTTTGAAGAGAAAGACCCATTGCAAGGATACAATGGACTGAAATATTTCCTGACAATCGTAGCTGTCTGTCTGAGAACAGCTTACAGTATCAACAAGGGAATTGGCTGGAGAATAATAGCCTGGGTCGTCTCAGCCATTGCAGCAATATTCTGTACATACTGGGACCTTGTCTATGACTGGGGCCTCCTTAACCGCCATTCCAAGAACCGTTGGTTGAGAGACAAACTCCTCGTTCCTCACAAGAAAGTATACTTTGGGGCCATG GGACTGAATGTTCTGCTGAGATTTGCCTGGCTCCAGACCGTGTTGAACTTCAAGTTTGCATTGCATGCAGAAACCCTGACGACGATTGTCGCCAGTCTTGAGATCATTCGTCGTGGTGTATGGAATTTCTTCAG GTTGGAGAATGAGCACTTGAACAACGTCGGAAAGTATCGTGCATTCAAGTCCGTACCGTTACCGTTCAACTATGATGAGGATGATGACAAAGACGATTAA
- the LOC18610350 gene encoding phosphate transporter PHO1 homolog 3, producing the protein MCKELSNCIFPSLELKLLSIVLNPFSLSADTLTKAENQTVLFYVLLTKPERATMKFGKEFVSQMVPEWQEAYMNYDYLKTLLKDIHVFKQRTRPPASPRGLKRTLTLYRAFSGLTLRHNHPPISPSTPDIEDQPILVTSVNRDGSQSYETTFLMQADDGAEYEFLFFRRLDDEFNKVDKFYKSKVEEVTQEAEILNKQMDALIAFRIKVENPQGWSWQDRSGDMTRLASDVAASTAALAASIPAGARASRRVDRMEIIEEGPSMHEESDEDKEEKESKHGKENVQVQKPVVNNYKGRKPAPLQILDRVKINKTLETPRSTIKGFLNVPQKTELKFNRENLKKVENQLKRAFVEFYQKLRLLKSYSFLNTLAFSKIMKKYDKITSRTAARSYMKMVDNSYLGSSEEVTKLMGRVEATFIKHFANSNRSKGMNILRPKARKQRHRITFSTGFFAGCTLALILALILIIRARNIMGKEGRIQYMETMFPLYSLFGFIVLHMVMYAANIYFWRRYRINYAFIFGFKQGTELGYREVLLVSFALAVLALASVLSNLDMEMDPKTKDYETFTEIIPLILVGVLFIILFLPFNILYRSSRFFFLTCLFHCICAPLYKVTLPDFFLADQLTSQVQALRSLEFYVCYYGWGDFRHRQNSCKSNDVFNTFSFIIAVIPYWSRLLQCLRRLFEEKDPLQGYNGLKYFLTIVAVCLRTAYSLNKGLGWKVLALTFSIAAAIVGTYWDLVYDWGLLHRHSKNRWLRDKLLIPQKSVYFGAMVLNVLLRFAWLQTVFNFKLFTLHRQTLITIVASLEIIRRGMWNFFRLENEHLNNVGKYRAFKSVPLPFNYDEDEDKDE; encoded by the exons atgtgTAAGGAATTGTCGAATTGCATCTTTCCCTCGTTAGAACTGAAGTTGCTTTCGATTGTTCTAAACCCTTTTTCATTGTCTGCTGATACACTGACAAAAGCTGAAAACCAGactgttttgttttatgttCTTCTGACAAAACCTGAACGGGCAACAATGAAGTTCGGGAAGGAATTTGTGTCTCAGATGGTGCCGGAGTGGCAAGAGGCGTATATGAATTATGATTATCTGAAAACCCTTTTGAAAGATATCCATGTTTTCAAGCAAAGAACCAGGCCACCAGCTAGCCCAAGGGGCCTAAAACGGACCCTGACTCTGTACAGGGCTTTCAGCGGCCTAACCCTAAGACACAACCACCCACCCATCAGTCCATCCACACCGGATATTGAGGATCAACCCATCCTGGTGACTTCTGTCAACCGGGATGGTTCCCAGAGTTATGAAACGACTTTTCTTATGCAGGCAGACGATGGGGCAGAATACGAGTTTCTGTTCTTTAGGAGGCTTGATGATGAGTTCAATAAGGTGGATAAGTTTTACAAGTCCAAGGTGGAAGAGGTGACGCAGGAGGCTGAGATCCTGAATAAGCAAATGGATGCTTTGATTGCTTTCAGGATTAAAGTGGAGAATCCACAAGGATGGTCATGGCAGGACAGGTCAGGCGACATGACCCGTCTTGCCTCAGATGTTGCAGCGTCTACGGCTGCATTGGCAGCTTCTATTCCAGCTGGGGCTAGAGCCAGCA GAAGAGTTGATCGCATGGAAATTATTGAAGAGGGGCCAAGCATGCATGAGGAATCAGATGAGgataaagaagagaaagagagcaAACATGGAAAGGAAAATGTTCAAGTTCAAAAGCCAGTTGTTAATAACTATAAGGGCCGTAAACCAGCTCCATTACAGATACTAGACcgagtaaaaataaataagactCTTGAGACCCCTCGATCAACCATCAAAGGCTTTCTGAACGTCCCTCAGAAGACTGAGCTGAAGTTTAACAGGGAAAATCTGAAGAAAGTTGAGAACCAACTAAAGCGAGCTTTTGTTGAATTCTACCAAAAACTTCGCCTTCTCAAGAGTTATAG CTTCTTAAATACATTGGCTTTCTCCAAAATCATGAAGAAATATGACAAG ATCACATCAAGGACCGCTGCAAGATCTTACATGAAAATGGTGGATAATTCTTATCTAGGTAGCTCTGAAGAG GTTACCAAACTCATGGGGAGAGTTGAAGCTACATTCATCAAGCATTTCGCAAACTCAAACCGCAGCAAAGGAATGAATATCTTGAGACCAAAAGCTAGGAAACAAAGACATAGAATAACATTTTCTACAG GTTTCTTTGCCGGTTGTACACTTGCTCTTATATTAGCacttattttgattattcGTGCCCGCAATATCATGGGAAAGGAGGGAAGGATCCAGTACATGGAAACCATGTTCCCTCTTTACAG CTTATTTGGATTCATTGTTCTACACATGGTTATGTATGCTGCCAACATATACTTCTGGAGGCGGTATCGAATCAATTACGCCTTCATATTTGGTTTCAAGCAAGGAACAGAACTAGGCTACAGGGAGGTGCTCCTTGTAAGTTTTGCTCTTGCAGTATTGGCACTAGCCAGTGTGCTCTCAAATCTTGATATGGAGATGGATCCCAAAACAAAGGATTATGAAACATTTACCGAAATTATCCCTTTGATCTTGGTTGGG GTTCTGTTTATCATATTGTTCTTGCCATTCAACATCTTGTATCGATCAAGTCGTTTCTTCTTCCTCACATGTTTGTTCCACTGTATCTGTGCCCCTCTGTACAAG GTCACCCTCCCAGATTTCTTCCTGGCAGATCAGTTAACTAGCCAG GTGCAAGCATTAAGAAGCCTTGAGTTCTACGTTTGCTACTATGGATGGGGAGATTTTAGACACAGACAGAACAGCTGCAAAAGCAACGATGTATTCAACACTTTTAGCTTCATTATTGCTGTGATCCCATATTGGTCTCGCCTCCTTCAG TGCCTGCGTCGGTTGTTTGAAGAGAAAGACCCCCTGCAAGGATACAATGGGCTGAAATATTTCCTGACAATTGTAGCTGTTTGTCTTCGGACTGCTTACAGTCTTAACAAGGGGTTAGGTTGGAAAGTATTGGCTCTCACTTTCTCAATTGCTGCTGCAATTGTTGGTACTTACTGGGACCTTGTCTATGACTGGGGACTTCTTCACCGGCATTCTAAGAACAGATGGTTGAGAGACAAACTCCTTATCCCTCAAAAAAGTGTATACTTTGGGGCCATG GTCCTCAATGTTCTGCTGAGATTTGCATGGTTGCAAACTGTGTTCAATTTCAAGTTGTTCACTCTGCATAGACAAACCTTGATCACAATAGTTGCCAGTCTTGAGATCATCCGGCGTGGCATGTGGAATTTCTTCAG GTTAGAAAATGAACATTTGAATAACGTGGGCAAGTACCGTGCATTCAAGTCAGTgccattacctttcaactatgatgaagatgaagataaagatGAATAG
- the LOC18610351 gene encoding uncharacterized protein LOC18610351 — protein sequence MSSPNPESTDSESPTIPSDSSTENNNPADPDPDQPNGESSNSGEGGEEEEGECGFCLFMKAGGCKESFVAWETCVDEAEKNGEDVAMKCMEATSALKKCMEAHADYYEPILKAEKAAQEEAIRELEKEKAAKDSEQNLESKEDLQKI from the coding sequence ATGTCATCACCAAACCCTGAATCCACGGATTCCGAAAGCCCAACAATCCCGTCAGATTCCTCCACCGAGAACAATAACCCGGCAGACCCAGACCCAGATCAACCCAACGGTGAATCGTCGAATTCAGGAGAGGGAGGGGAAGAGGAAGAAGGAGAGTGTGGGTTTTGCTTGTTCATGAAAGCGGGTGGCTGCAAAGAAAGCTTTGTAGCTTGGGAAACGTGCGTGGACGAAGCCGAGAAGAATGGCGAAGACGTTGCCATGAAATGCATGGAAGCCACTTCGGCTTTGAAGAAGTGCATGGAGGCTCACGCCGATTACTATGAGCCGATACTGAAAGCCGAGAAGGCCGCCCAGGAAGAAGCCATTAGGGagttagaaaaagaaaaggctgCTAAAGATTCTGAGCAAAATTTGGAATCCAAAGAGGATTTGCAGAAAATTTGA